From the Halanaerobiales bacterium genome, the window GAAAAAATAATAAATAAGGAAATAGAAGGTGATTACAATGAAAAAGAAAATAGTTATTGGAACGAGGCCAAGTAAACTTGCGTTAATCCAAACAGAAATTGTGGTAAATAAACTTAAAAAAAATTATCCAAATATTAATTATGAAATTAAAAAAATTAGCACCAAAGGTGATCGAAGGCTTGATAAAAGCCTAAGTTCACTGCAGAAAGAAGGTTTCTTTATTAAAGAAATAGAGATTGCTTTACTTAATGGAGAAATAGATGTTGCAGTTCATAGTGCTAAAGATTTACCAACAAACTTGCCAGAAGAAGTGGAAGTAGTCTGTATAGCTGATAGGGCTAATCCCCTTGATACTTTTATTGGCAAAACCAATAAAAAGAAAGGACTAAAAGAGTTGGAAACTGGTTCCCGACTTGGAACTGGAAGTTTACGTCGTCGTTCACAAATTCTTAATTTTCGTAATGACTTAGAAATTATTCCAGTGCGGGGAAATGTTGAAACTAGAGTAGCAAATTTAAAAAATGGTAAAAAAAATTTAGATGGATTGATTCTGGCAGCAGCAGGATTAGAAAGATTAGGTTTAGAGAATGAAATAAATGAATATATTACTCCAGATATTTGTCTTCCAGCAGCCAGACAGGGAGCAATAGCACTTGAAATTAGAAATGACAATAAAATTATAAAAGATATTTTAAAAAAGATTGAAGATGATAATATTGCTGACCCAGTATGGGCTGAACATGGATTTCTTTCTTATCTGGAAGCAGGCTGTCATGCGCCTATAGGGGCTTATTCTCAAGTAAAGGAGAATGACTCAGAAAAATTAATAATTAGAGGAACAATTGGGAAGATAGATGGTAGTGAAGTTTTACGGGATAAAATTGTTATTGATAGAAAAAACTCTAAAGAAAAAGGTAAATTATTGGCGAAAAAGATGCTTTCAAATGGAGCAGATGAAATTATGGCTGAATTGGAGGAGGAGTTGTAATAAAGATGAGTGGTAAAGTATATTTGTGTGGAGCTGGCCCTGGTGACCCCGAACTAATTACGCTAAAGGCTAAAAGAGTACTTAAAGAATCAGATGTAATTTTATATGATCGGCTGTCAAATAATGATTTATTGAAGTATAGTTCTGCTGATACTGAATTATTTTATGTTGGTAAAAAGGCTAATCATCACCATTATATCCAGTCTGAAATTAATAATCTACTTGTAAAAAAAGCTGAAGAAGGTAAAAAAATTTGTAGATTAAAAGGAGGAGATCCTTTTGTTTTTGGACGCGGTGGTGAAGAAGCTACTATTTTAAATGATAATGGAATCGATTTTGAAATTATTCCAGGTATTAGTTCATCATTAGCTGTGCCTTCTTATGCTGGTATCCCAGTTACTTATAGAAATATTTCTTCTTCTTTTGCTGTAATTACAGGACATGAAGCCGCAAATAAAAAAGAAAGTTCAGTTCAGCTAGAAAAGATAGCTAATTCTGTTGATACACTTATTATATTAATGGGTGTGAGCAAATTATCTAATATAACTGAAAGACTTATAGAAAGTGGATTTGAAGTAACTACACCCGTAAGTTTATGTAGATGGGGAACAAGAGTAAAACAAAAAACAATAACGGGAAATTTAGAAGATATAGTTAAAAAAGCAGCAGAAGTAGATTTTAGATCTCCAGCTGTAATAATAATCGGAGAAGTTGTGAAGAAAAGAGAAGAATTAAAATGGTTTGAAAACAAAGAACTTTTTGGGAAAAAGATTTTGGTTACAAGGCCTGCTAAACAGGCAGATAAGTTTTGTAAAATTCTTGAGAGAAAAGGGGCAAAAGCCATAAGAGCTCCTATGATTGAAATAAAAGAACCTGATGATTTTTCCGATTTGGATAGGGCAATTTCAAATTTGGACAAGTATAAATGGATTGTATTTACAAGTGTTAATGGAGTAGAGAAATTCATGAATCGACTTTTTATTAATAACCAGGATTGTAGAGAATTAAAGGGAATTAAAACTGTTGTAATCGGGAAAAAAACTGCCCAAAAATTAAAAGAGTATGGAATTAAATCTGATTATATGCCTGTAGATTATTCAACTCAGGGAATTCTTTCAGGAATAAAAGATTATGCCAAAGAAAATAATTTAAAAATAAATGATTCTTTTTTTCTATTGCCTAGAGCAGATATTGCTCCTAAAACTTTAGAAAAGGGGTTACATAATATGGGAGCTAAAGTAAATAATATTGAGGCATATAGAAATGTGATACCAAAAATTAATAAAAAATATTATAGAATGC encodes:
- the hemC gene encoding hydroxymethylbilane synthase — its product is MKKKIVIGTRPSKLALIQTEIVVNKLKKNYPNINYEIKKISTKGDRRLDKSLSSLQKEGFFIKEIEIALLNGEIDVAVHSAKDLPTNLPEEVEVVCIADRANPLDTFIGKTNKKKGLKELETGSRLGTGSLRRRSQILNFRNDLEIIPVRGNVETRVANLKNGKKNLDGLILAAAGLERLGLENEINEYITPDICLPAARQGAIALEIRNDNKIIKDILKKIEDDNIADPVWAEHGFLSYLEAGCHAPIGAYSQVKENDSEKLIIRGTIGKIDGSEVLRDKIVIDRKNSKEKGKLLAKKMLSNGADEIMAELEEEL
- the cobA gene encoding uroporphyrinogen-III C-methyltransferase; this encodes MSGKVYLCGAGPGDPELITLKAKRVLKESDVILYDRLSNNDLLKYSSADTELFYVGKKANHHHYIQSEINNLLVKKAEEGKKICRLKGGDPFVFGRGGEEATILNDNGIDFEIIPGISSSLAVPSYAGIPVTYRNISSSFAVITGHEAANKKESSVQLEKIANSVDTLIILMGVSKLSNITERLIESGFEVTTPVSLCRWGTRVKQKTITGNLEDIVKKAAEVDFRSPAVIIIGEVVKKREELKWFENKELFGKKILVTRPAKQADKFCKILERKGAKAIRAPMIEIKEPDDFSDLDRAISNLDKYKWIVFTSVNGVEKFMNRLFINNQDCRELKGIKTVVIGKKTAQKLKEYGIKSDYMPVDYSTQGILSGIKDYAKENNLKINDSFFLLPRADIAPKTLEKGLHNMGAKVNNIEAYRNVIPKINKKYYRMLYENELDLLTFTSSSTVLNFIKGMEDYLERDINLDINNEVKVACIGPVTAKTARESGIEVDIIAEEYTIDGLYKAIIDYYKKR